Proteins from a genomic interval of Rhodothermus marinus:
- a CDS encoding alanine dehydrogenase — protein MEKPLRLREQHRSLRIGVPREVANEERRVALAPSGVATLVANGHEVYVEQGAGVLANFPDAEYMEAGAQIVATPEDLYSQCELIVKVGRPTDDELKLLQENQVLISALHLGNTTPDFLRRLMELGVTGIGFEFIRDSDGTLPIVRMMHEIMGSMAVQIAARYLESNEGGKGVMLGGISGVPPATVVIIGAGVVGEWAARTALGFGAHVVVLDTDLGALRAIEHYLDRRVTTAMASVEFIRKAVRSADVVIGAKMGEGQRAPILVTEDMVAEMQPGSVIVDTMIDQGGCIETSRPTTHSNPVFRKYDVIHYCVPNMPSNAARTATYALNNVLVPYLIEIGESGSIHEALWRNVGLRNGTYVYRRHLTKKSLAAMFGLPYRDIELLIASGL, from the coding sequence ATGGAGAAGCCGTTGCGGCTTCGCGAACAGCACCGCTCGTTGCGGATTGGCGTGCCCCGGGAAGTAGCGAACGAGGAGCGTCGCGTGGCGCTGGCCCCCAGCGGAGTGGCCACGCTGGTCGCCAACGGGCACGAGGTGTACGTCGAGCAGGGCGCCGGGGTGCTGGCGAACTTCCCGGACGCGGAGTACATGGAGGCCGGGGCGCAGATCGTGGCCACGCCGGAGGACCTTTACAGCCAGTGTGAGCTGATCGTCAAGGTCGGGCGGCCTACCGACGACGAACTCAAGCTGCTGCAGGAAAACCAGGTGCTCATCTCCGCGCTGCACCTGGGCAACACCACGCCCGATTTTCTGCGGCGGCTCATGGAGCTGGGCGTTACGGGTATTGGCTTTGAATTTATCCGTGATTCGGACGGCACACTGCCCATCGTGCGCATGATGCACGAGATCATGGGGTCGATGGCCGTCCAGATCGCCGCCCGCTATCTGGAGAGCAACGAAGGGGGCAAAGGCGTCATGCTGGGCGGGATTTCGGGCGTGCCGCCGGCCACCGTGGTGATCATCGGCGCCGGTGTCGTCGGGGAGTGGGCCGCCCGCACGGCGCTGGGTTTCGGTGCGCACGTGGTGGTGCTCGATACCGATCTGGGTGCGCTCCGGGCCATTGAACACTACCTGGACCGACGGGTTACCACGGCGATGGCCTCGGTCGAATTCATCCGCAAGGCGGTGCGGTCGGCCGACGTGGTGATCGGGGCCAAAATGGGCGAAGGACAGCGGGCGCCCATTCTGGTCACCGAAGACATGGTGGCCGAAATGCAGCCCGGCTCGGTGATCGTCGATACGATGATCGATCAGGGCGGATGTATCGAAACGAGCCGTCCCACCACGCACTCCAATCCGGTCTTCCGCAAGTACGACGTCATCCACTACTGCGTGCCGAACATGCCCTCGAACGCGGCCCGCACGGCCACCTATGCGCTGAACAACGTGCTGGTGCCCTACCTGATCGAGATCGGTGAGAGCGGCTCCATTCACGAAGCGCTCTGGCGCAACGTGGGACTGCGCAACGGCACCTACGTCTACCGCCGCCACCTGACCAAGAAGAGCCTGGCGGCCATGTTCGGCCTCCCCTACCGCGACATCGAGCTGCTGATCGCCTCGGGCCTTTAG
- a CDS encoding Ig-like domain-containing protein, protein MRPVRKLLWLLLGLAACANPVPPSGGPPDRTPPALVESMPPPNATGVQDPRIRLIFSEGIDPASVARALSITPTPERLPEVRVRGRTVTFTLPAPLRPNTTYVLTFDTNLRDLHGVALREPIVLAFSTGPTINRGQLAGRVLDAASGRPVAGVDVYAYALPDTLPPHAWPTAPDYRTQTDPEGQFRFTYLSPQPYFVVALADRNRNRHPDPGEAFAAPPIPTLVADTTDRPFPEPWLLTRLDTMPPAPQRVQPLSNRRLQVRFSEPVRLQTRDPSRWRLFTGDATVPVDVVYQVPERPLDVLLYTAPLRATTYFLRPGGVVDTAGNPVRPDTLRFTGSERPDTLRLRFLGFEPAAEALLLPDQPLRLRFNQPPPDLTPYLSLTDTAGAPRTFHLESADGTTYALWPDPPLRPDERLHLVLEGRIVGRPDTLWRATLARMPAAMLGSLSGVVQAADTTAPIVVELLPETPTLPVRRQTLPPGGGAFHFKQLPEGRFRVRAFLDRNGNRRWDGGQLLPYEPPEPLRRLPEPLQTRPRWEVAAADTLHFPSLHLRQTP, encoded by the coding sequence ATGCGTCCAGTCCGTAAGCTGCTGTGGTTGCTGCTGGGACTGGCGGCGTGCGCCAACCCGGTACCGCCCTCCGGCGGCCCCCCGGACCGCACCCCGCCGGCGCTGGTGGAGAGCATGCCACCGCCCAACGCCACCGGCGTACAGGACCCGCGCATTCGGCTGATCTTTTCGGAAGGGATCGATCCGGCTTCCGTCGCCCGGGCCCTTTCGATCACGCCCACCCCGGAGCGCCTGCCCGAAGTGCGCGTCCGGGGCCGCACCGTCACCTTTACGCTCCCCGCGCCGCTACGACCCAACACCACCTACGTGCTGACCTTCGACACCAATCTCCGCGATCTGCACGGGGTCGCCCTCCGTGAACCCATCGTGCTGGCCTTCTCTACCGGCCCCACGATCAACCGGGGCCAGCTGGCCGGACGCGTGCTCGACGCCGCCTCCGGTCGTCCCGTTGCCGGCGTGGACGTGTACGCCTACGCCCTGCCCGATACGCTCCCGCCGCATGCGTGGCCAACCGCTCCGGACTACCGCACGCAAACCGATCCCGAAGGGCAGTTCCGGTTCACCTACCTGAGCCCGCAGCCCTACTTCGTGGTAGCGCTGGCCGACCGCAACCGCAACCGCCACCCGGACCCCGGCGAGGCCTTTGCCGCGCCGCCGATTCCGACGCTGGTGGCCGACACCACCGATCGGCCATTCCCTGAGCCCTGGCTGTTGACCCGACTCGACACCATGCCTCCTGCGCCGCAGCGCGTGCAGCCGCTTTCGAATCGGCGCCTGCAGGTGCGCTTTTCGGAACCGGTCCGGCTTCAGACGCGCGACCCCTCCCGCTGGCGGCTATTCACCGGGGACGCCACCGTGCCCGTCGACGTCGTGTACCAGGTGCCCGAGCGACCGCTCGACGTGCTGCTCTACACGGCTCCGCTTCGGGCCACCACGTATTTCCTGCGTCCAGGCGGCGTGGTGGACACGGCCGGCAATCCGGTGCGGCCGGACACCCTCCGCTTTACAGGAAGCGAACGGCCCGACACACTCCGCCTTCGTTTTCTGGGATTCGAGCCGGCCGCCGAGGCCCTGCTGTTGCCGGACCAACCGCTTCGGCTTCGGTTCAACCAGCCCCCGCCCGATCTGACGCCTTATCTGAGCCTGACCGATACGGCCGGAGCCCCCCGGACCTTCCACCTGGAAAGCGCCGACGGAACGACCTATGCGCTGTGGCCGGACCCGCCGCTGCGCCCAGACGAACGGCTGCACCTGGTGCTGGAGGGGCGGATCGTCGGCCGGCCCGACACGCTCTGGCGCGCCACGCTGGCCCGGATGCCCGCCGCCATGCTGGGCAGCCTGAGCGGCGTCGTGCAGGCGGCCGACACCACCGCGCCGATCGTCGTCGAATTGCTTCCGGAAACGCCTACCTTACCCGTTCGCCGACAGACTTTACCGCCCGGCGGCGGTGCGTTTCACTTCAAACAATTGCCCGAAGGGCGCTTCCGCGTGCGGGCCTTTCTGGACCGCAACGGCAATCGACGCTGGGACGGCGGCCAACTGCTGCCCTACGAGCCGCCCGAACCGCTGCGCCGGTTGCCCGAGCCGCTGCAGACGCGTCCCCGCTGGGAAGTAGCTGCGGCCGACACGCTGCATTTTCCGTCGCTTCATTTGCGCCAGACGCCCTGA
- a CDS encoding VanZ family protein produces the protein MRLFRLLAVGWTLGVLVACFIPGKLVEPIVFEWIDKIAHFVLFAGFAGFWLPALPGNRRFALVLGTGLLLALFTEVGQYVLSIGRSAEWFDLAADGLGLLAGYAFDRWLIIPTTRS, from the coding sequence ATGCGGTTGTTTCGACTGCTGGCGGTGGGCTGGACGCTGGGCGTGCTGGTCGCCTGCTTCATCCCCGGCAAACTCGTCGAGCCCATCGTCTTCGAATGGATCGACAAAATCGCCCATTTCGTGCTGTTTGCCGGGTTTGCCGGGTTCTGGCTCCCGGCCCTTCCCGGAAATCGTCGCTTTGCGCTGGTGCTCGGGACGGGTCTGCTGCTGGCCCTGTTTACCGAAGTCGGCCAGTATGTGCTGTCGATCGGCCGTTCGGCCGAGTGGTTCGACCTGGCGGCCGACGGACTGGGCCTGCTGGCCGGCTATGCCTTCGATCGCTGGCTGATCATTCCCACCACCCGTTCCTGA
- a CDS encoding TrmH family RNA methyltransferase yields MLTRRRLKELARLHRRKDREALGQYLVEGVRLLAAALEAQAPLVEVLVTATARRRPEVQALLARVVVPVAEVSEQEMARLSEVETSQGVLAVARMQWQPEAHLLRCRRILALDGLQDPGNAGTILRAAAWFGIEAVVAGAGTVDLYNPKVVRAAMGSHWDLALVRTGALPDLLAQLQANGFTCYGADLEGTPASRWQPREPAVLVLGSEAHGLQPAVRERLTARVTVPGSPRRQATESLNVAMAATVLLYEWLGRTG; encoded by the coding sequence ATGCTCACGCGACGTCGCTTGAAGGAACTGGCCCGACTGCACCGACGCAAAGACCGGGAAGCGCTGGGACAATATCTGGTGGAAGGCGTGCGCCTGCTGGCCGCGGCGTTGGAGGCACAGGCTCCGCTGGTGGAGGTGCTGGTGACCGCGACGGCCCGCAGGCGGCCCGAGGTGCAGGCGCTGCTGGCACGCGTCGTGGTGCCGGTCGCGGAAGTGTCCGAGCAGGAAATGGCCCGGCTTTCGGAGGTGGAGACCAGCCAGGGCGTGCTGGCCGTCGCCCGAATGCAGTGGCAGCCGGAGGCGCACCTGCTGCGCTGCCGTCGCATTCTGGCGCTCGACGGCCTGCAGGACCCGGGGAATGCCGGTACCATCCTGCGCGCGGCGGCCTGGTTCGGGATTGAGGCCGTCGTGGCCGGGGCCGGCACGGTGGACCTCTACAACCCCAAGGTGGTGCGGGCGGCCATGGGAAGCCACTGGGATCTGGCGCTGGTGCGCACGGGTGCGTTGCCCGACTTGCTCGCACAGCTTCAGGCAAACGGATTCACCTGCTATGGGGCCGATCTGGAGGGCACGCCGGCCTCCCGGTGGCAGCCCCGCGAGCCGGCCGTGCTCGTGCTGGGCAGCGAGGCGCACGGGTTGCAGCCGGCCGTGCGGGAGCGGCTGACGGCACGCGTCACGGTGCCGGGCTCGCCGCGCCGTCAGGCGACCGAGTCGCTGAATGTGGCCATGGCCGCCACGGTGTTGCTGTACGAATGGCTGGGCCGCACCGGGTAG
- a CDS encoding NAD(P)H-hydrate dehydratase: MEAMPEALPEPVLTARAMREADRRTIEELGLPGRVLMETAGRGAADVAARMLGTVAGRTVVCLCGRGNNGGDGFVLARVLHARGARVHVVTLADVSAMSDDAAANYRLLEQLAAADASGRLHLHRLDALVGLDHLPPADLYVDALLGTGLSSPLRSPIRELVQWLNERAAPVLAIDIPTGLDSDTGEVLGAAVAATRTVTMGALKVGLLLGEGPRLCGAIDVIEIGIPRHVLEQVARQPGCAWRATDALIRQWLPRRAHDAHKYSAGMALVVAGSREFTGAPVMAATAAARIGAGYVLCACPSDVRPILATKLTEVALLGLPETERGGIDQEDAFDVLDGWLERARALLVGPGLGRHPDTQRFVRALLERTQLPTVIDADGLNALVGFTDLIREHAQGRWILTPHTGEFRRLAGEVDLTRRIEVVQEYARAWGCVLLLKGMPSVVGWPDGTVWINATGNPALATAGTGDVLAGLCVGLVAQGLPPTQAAVCALHVGGAAADRYAAHYGTASMMALDLLAHLPVVLRERFDR, from the coding sequence ATGGAAGCCATGCCGGAAGCCCTGCCCGAGCCGGTACTCACGGCCCGGGCCATGCGCGAAGCCGACCGCCGGACCATCGAAGAGCTGGGCCTGCCGGGCCGGGTGTTGATGGAAACGGCCGGACGCGGCGCGGCCGACGTGGCCGCCCGCATGCTGGGCACGGTGGCCGGACGCACCGTCGTGTGCCTCTGCGGCCGGGGCAACAACGGGGGCGACGGCTTCGTGCTGGCGCGCGTGCTGCATGCCCGGGGCGCCCGCGTGCACGTGGTGACGCTGGCCGACGTCTCGGCCATGAGCGACGATGCCGCGGCCAACTACCGACTGCTGGAGCAACTGGCCGCGGCCGACGCTTCCGGACGCCTGCACCTGCACCGCCTGGACGCGCTGGTCGGGCTGGACCACCTGCCGCCAGCCGATCTCTACGTGGACGCCCTGCTGGGCACGGGGCTTTCCAGTCCGCTCCGCTCGCCCATCCGGGAGCTGGTGCAGTGGCTCAACGAACGGGCGGCGCCTGTGCTGGCCATCGACATTCCGACCGGGCTCGACAGCGATACCGGCGAAGTGCTGGGTGCGGCCGTTGCCGCCACCCGTACCGTGACGATGGGCGCGCTCAAGGTGGGCCTGCTGCTGGGCGAAGGACCCCGCCTGTGCGGCGCCATCGACGTGATCGAGATCGGCATTCCCCGCCACGTGCTGGAGCAGGTCGCCCGACAACCGGGTTGCGCCTGGCGTGCCACCGACGCACTCATCCGGCAATGGCTTCCGCGCCGGGCGCACGACGCCCACAAGTACAGCGCCGGAATGGCGCTCGTCGTGGCCGGCTCCCGCGAGTTCACCGGCGCGCCGGTAATGGCTGCCACGGCGGCGGCCCGGATCGGCGCCGGCTACGTGCTCTGCGCCTGTCCTTCGGACGTGCGCCCGATCCTGGCCACCAAGCTGACCGAAGTGGCCCTGCTGGGCCTGCCCGAGACCGAACGCGGCGGCATCGACCAGGAAGACGCCTTCGACGTGCTCGACGGCTGGCTGGAACGCGCCCGCGCGCTGCTCGTCGGACCAGGCCTGGGCCGCCACCCCGACACGCAGCGCTTCGTGCGTGCCCTGCTGGAACGGACGCAACTCCCCACGGTTATCGATGCGGACGGGCTGAACGCGCTGGTCGGTTTTACCGACCTGATCCGCGAGCATGCGCAGGGGCGCTGGATCCTCACGCCACACACGGGTGAGTTTCGCCGGCTGGCGGGCGAGGTGGATCTGACCCGGCGTATCGAAGTTGTGCAGGAGTATGCGCGGGCGTGGGGCTGCGTGCTCCTGCTCAAGGGAATGCCCAGTGTGGTGGGCTGGCCCGACGGCACGGTCTGGATCAATGCCACGGGCAATCCGGCGCTGGCCACGGCCGGCACCGGCGACGTGCTGGCTGGCCTGTGCGTCGGCCTTGTAGCCCAGGGCCTGCCGCCCACGCAGGCGGCCGTCTGCGCGCTACACGTGGGTGGCGCTGCAGCCGACCGCTACGCGGCCCACTACGGCACGGCTTCCATGATGGCACTGGACTTGCTTGCGCACCTGCCCGTTGTCCTTCGCGAACGCTTCGACCGATAA